One genomic window of Dehalococcoidia bacterium includes the following:
- a CDS encoding 2-hydroxyacyl-CoA dehydratase family protein, which yields MTLEVVAPKGGAIKMSALDELTKLADSLENKAAKDWKSQGKKVVGFFCSYVPEEILYAADVLPYRVAARGCTETTSADVYLTHLNCSFVRSCLEYALEGKYDFLDGLVFTNSCDDIRRMSDILRTVQSERLPLIAFLDVPKKTDADAIAWYQDEIAAFKQSVETTFGVKITDNKLKKAIEVYNETRSLLKQLYELRRKDNPPITGAEVMQVLNAAATTPRDQFNKLMKKLLEELKQREGISDHKARLMITGGGGCDDPAYFDVVERLGGLVVTDADCFGSRYFWKPVEVIEDDLILGLAKSYLDRPSCARMTDRIDERIDFIKEMVETYRVDGVIFQTLINCQVWGGQLLAIRDEMKKACIPLIELDREYALRGTGQLKTRVQAFLERIER from the coding sequence ATGACACTAGAGGTTGTTGCACCAAAAGGAGGAGCCATCAAAATGAGCGCCTTGGATGAACTGACCAAACTGGCCGATAGTCTGGAGAACAAAGCTGCCAAGGACTGGAAATCCCAGGGCAAGAAGGTGGTGGGATTCTTTTGCTCGTATGTGCCGGAAGAGATTCTCTATGCCGCCGATGTCCTTCCGTATCGGGTGGCTGCCCGAGGCTGCACCGAGACCACATCGGCAGATGTCTACCTCACCCACCTCAATTGCAGCTTTGTCCGTTCGTGTCTGGAGTACGCCCTCGAGGGGAAATATGACTTTCTGGATGGGCTAGTGTTCACCAACAGCTGCGACGATATCCGCCGCATGAGCGACATCCTCAGAACAGTCCAATCGGAACGATTGCCCCTCATAGCCTTCCTGGACGTCCCAAAGAAGACCGATGCCGATGCCATTGCCTGGTACCAGGACGAGATCGCCGCCTTCAAGCAGAGCGTGGAAACAACCTTCGGGGTCAAGATCACCGATAATAAGCTCAAAAAGGCCATCGAGGTCTACAACGAGACGAGGAGCCTGCTCAAGCAGCTCTACGAACTACGCCGCAAAGACAACCCACCCATCACCGGAGCAGAAGTGATGCAGGTTCTCAACGCCGCCGCCACTACTCCCAGAGATCAGTTCAACAAACTGATGAAAAAGCTGCTGGAAGAGCTCAAGCAGCGCGAGGGGATATCGGACCACAAAGCGCGCCTGATGATCACCGGCGGCGGCGGATGTGACGACCCGGCCTACTTCGACGTGGTAGAAAGACTGGGCGGGCTGGTGGTCACTGATGCCGACTGCTTCGGCTCACGATATTTCTGGAAACCGGTGGAGGTGATCGAGGATGACCTGATCCTCGGCCTGGCCAAGTCTTATCTGGACCGCCCGTCCTGCGCCCGGATGACGGACCGGATCGATGAGCGGATCGATTTCATCAAGGAGATGGTCGAAACCTACCGGGTCGATGGGGTCATCTTCCAGACGCTGATCAACTGTCAGGTATGGGGAGGCCAACTCCTGGCCATCCGAGATGAGATGAAGAAGGCCTGCATCCCGCTCATCGAACTCGACCGGGAATACGCCTTAAGAGGCACAGGACAACTCAAAACAAGGGTTCAGGCATTCCTGGAAAGGATTGAGAGGTAA
- a CDS encoding 2-hydroxyacyl-CoA dehydratase family protein — MEEKINVLEMVADGFSAVSEDTAESNPIQSAMVGALGYVYRRATEAAEKGDPVAWVSFSVPTEIFWAMDIVPVCDIGLTVFCAIPGAVEKYIDLAEEFIPQYVCSTNKLPMGLLLSGDAPLPNVYVAQNNPCDSILGVDSSVAKYLGLPYFGIGTPYLKSEKGYLYTARELKRMVTWLENHTGRKMDFGRLQQAMKYSNQAHELVLKINALAAQVPCPFPMPESASLYPLFMNLPGTPELVNCLETLYREIQHRVNNKVSPVPFEYEEKLRLVWIYAMPGFDFPNSLNELMQEYGAVSIIYMNNHITVVPTEDLSDYDKILLGLARKSRNMPMSKEGGGPWEDWGDNSVEMVRYYKADGAVFAGHIACKSNWAAAKLVKDKVLEETGIPTISIELDFIDGRVTPAEAIKSQLVDFIELILARGKQ, encoded by the coding sequence ATGGAAGAGAAGATCAACGTATTGGAGATGGTGGCAGATGGGTTTTCTGCTGTGAGCGAAGACACGGCCGAGTCAAACCCTATCCAGTCGGCGATGGTAGGGGCACTGGGATATGTCTACAGGAGAGCGACAGAGGCAGCGGAAAAGGGAGATCCGGTGGCCTGGGTCAGTTTCAGCGTTCCGACTGAGATCTTCTGGGCGATGGATATCGTGCCGGTCTGCGATATCGGGCTGACCGTATTCTGCGCCATCCCCGGCGCAGTTGAGAAATACATTGACCTGGCGGAAGAATTTATTCCCCAGTACGTCTGCTCCACCAACAAGCTGCCCATGGGATTGCTCTTGTCCGGTGACGCGCCGCTCCCGAACGTCTACGTTGCCCAGAACAACCCCTGCGATTCCATCCTGGGAGTGGATTCATCGGTGGCAAAATATCTCGGCCTGCCCTATTTTGGCATCGGCACCCCCTATCTCAAGAGCGAAAAAGGATACCTGTATACCGCCCGCGAACTCAAGCGAATGGTCACCTGGCTGGAGAATCACACCGGGCGCAAGATGGATTTCGGCAGGCTGCAGCAAGCCATGAAATATTCCAATCAAGCGCATGAACTGGTTCTCAAGATCAACGCGCTGGCAGCGCAAGTTCCCTGCCCATTTCCCATGCCTGAGAGCGCTTCCCTCTATCCTCTCTTCATGAACCTGCCCGGCACTCCGGAACTGGTGAACTGCCTTGAAACCCTCTATCGAGAGATACAGCATCGAGTGAATAACAAGGTGTCGCCCGTGCCCTTTGAATATGAAGAAAAGCTCAGGCTGGTCTGGATTTACGCCATGCCGGGATTCGATTTCCCCAATTCCCTAAATGAGCTGATGCAAGAATATGGGGCAGTCAGCATCATCTATATGAACAATCATATCACCGTTGTCCCCACCGAGGACCTCTCCGATTACGACAAGATACTGCTGGGACTGGCCAGAAAATCGCGTAACATGCCGATGTCTAAGGAGGGCGGAGGGCCCTGGGAAGACTGGGGGGACAACTCTGTTGAGATGGTCCGATACTACAAGGCGGATGGGGCTGTGTTTGCCGGGCACATCGCTTGCAAATCCAATTGGGCCGCCGCCAAATTGGTCAAGGACAAAGTATTAGAGGAGACAGGCATTCCCACAATCAGCATCGAGTTGGATTTCATTGACGGGCGAGTCACCCCTGCGGAAGCTATCAAGAGCCAACTGGTGGATTTCATTGAATTGATCCTGGCCAGAGGCAAGCAGTAG